A single Deinococcus betulae DNA region contains:
- a CDS encoding DUF4384 domain-containing protein encodes MRTALLLSLALGLSACTVTVRPNVGLQGSGSNLITGLRPDRGEGSTYAVGEAVRVSVTTRAPGYVTLLALQSNGVGSVLVRNAYVQAGTTTFPRAGDGVTYNLAEPRGLQRVRAIFTRVRPTTDLVLRGTFDDGRWNATSNAYLEPYATADRDVQETYFYIR; translated from the coding sequence ATGCGCACTGCACTTCTGCTTTCTCTGGCCCTGGGCCTCAGCGCCTGCACCGTGACGGTTCGTCCCAACGTGGGCCTGCAAGGCTCGGGCAGCAACCTGATTACTGGGCTTCGCCCAGACCGCGGCGAGGGCAGCACCTACGCCGTGGGCGAAGCGGTGCGCGTGAGCGTCACCACCCGCGCGCCCGGCTACGTGACCCTGCTGGCGCTGCAAAGCAACGGTGTGGGCAGCGTACTGGTGCGGAACGCCTACGTGCAGGCGGGCACCACCACCTTTCCCCGTGCGGGCGACGGCGTGACCTACAACCTGGCCGAGCCGCGTGGTCTTCAGCGTGTGCGCGCCATCTTCACGCGGGTGCGCCCCACCACCGACCTCGTGCTGCGCGGCACCTTCGACGACGGCCGCTGGAACGCCACCAGCAACGCCTACCTGGAGCCTTACGCCACCGCTGACCGCGACGTGCAGGAAACGTACTTCTACATTCGCTAA